In Athene noctua chromosome 8, bAthNoc1.hap1.1, whole genome shotgun sequence, a genomic segment contains:
- the POLR2D gene encoding DNA-directed RNA polymerase II subunit RPB4 — MAAGGSDPRAADVEEDASQLVFPKEFETAETLLNSEVHMLLEHRKQQNESAEDEQELSEVFMKTLNYTARFSRFKNRETIASVRSLLLQKKLHKFELACLANLCPETAEEAKALIPSLEGRFEDEELQQILDDIQTKRSFQY, encoded by the exons atggcggcgggcggcagcgacCCGCGGGCGGCCGATGTGGAGGAGGACGCCTCGCAGCTCGTCTTCCCCAAAG AATTTGAAACTGCGGAAACTCTTCTAAATTCAGAAGTCCATATGCTTCTTGAGCATCGTAAGCAGCAGAATGAGAGTGCAGAAGATGAGCAGGAGCTCTCAGAAGTCTTCATGAAAACCTTGAACTACACAGCACGCTTCAGCCGCTTCAAAAACCGTGAAACCATTGCCAGTGTCCGTAG tTTGCTGCTCCAGAAAAAGCTCCATAAATTTGAATTGGCATGTTTGGCTAACTTGTGTCCCGAGACAGCTGAGGAAGCAAAAGCCTTGATTCCTAG CCTGGAGGGTCGATTTGAAGATGAGGAATTACAACAGATTCTTGACGACATTCAGACTAAACGCAGCTTCCAGTACTAA
- the AMMECR1L gene encoding AMMECR1-like protein produces MGKRRCVPPLEPKLAAGCCGVKKPKLSGSGTHSHGNQATTVPGSSSGPLQNHQHTDGNNGRENVSDLTLGPGNSPITRMNPTSGALSPLTRPNGTANSTKNLVVTAEMCCYCFDVLYCHLYGFPQPRLPRFTNDPYPLFVTWKTGRDKRLRGCIGTFSAMNLHSGLREYTLTSALKDSRFPPLTREELPKLFCSVSLLTNFEDASDYLDWEVGIHGIRIEFINEKGVKRTATYLPEVAKEQDWDQIQTIDSLLRKGGFKAPITNDFRKTIKLTRYRSEKVTISYAEYMASRQHCFQNGTLHAPPLYNHYS; encoded by the exons ATGGGAAAAAGACGCTGTGTTCCTCCACTTGAGCCCAAGCTGGCAGCTGGCTGTTGTGGGGTAAAGAAGCCCAAATTGTCTGGGAGCGGAACGCACAGTCATGGGAATCAGGCCACAACTGTACCAGGCTCCAGTTCAGGTCCTCTTCAGAACCACCAGCATACAGACGGGAATAATGGAAGGGAGAACGTATCTGACTTGACTTTGGGCCCAGGAAATTCCCCAATTACTCGAATGAATCCCACTTCAGGAGCTCTGAGCCCACTTACTCGGCCCAATGGAACTGCCAACAGCACCAAGAACCTGGTGGTGACAGCGGAGATGTGCTGCTACTGCTTTGATGTACTCTACTGTCATCTCTATGGTTTCCCTCAGCCACGACTTCCTCGATTTACCAATGACCCCTA TCCACTCTTTGTGACGTGGAAGACGGGGCGAGACAAGCGGCTTCGTGGCTGCATTGGGACCTTTTCAGCCATGAATCTTCACTCAGGACTCAGGGAATACACATTAACCAG tgCACTTAAGGACAGCCGATTTCCCCCCCTGACCCGCGAGGAGCTGCCCAAACTCTTCTGCTCTGTCTCCCTCCTCACTAACTTTGAGGATGCCAGTGACTACCTGGACTGGGAG GTTGGGATCCATGGGATCAGAATAGAGTTCATCAATGAGAAAGGTGTCAAACGCACAGCCACGTATTTACCTGAGGTTGCTAAGGAACAAG ACTGGGATCAGATCCAGACCATAGACTCCTTACTCAGGAAAGGTGGTTTTAAGGCTCCGATTACCAATGATTTTAGGAAAACGATTAAACTCACCAG GTACCGCAGTGAGAAGGTGACAATCAGTTATGCAGAATACATGGCTTCCCGTCAGCATTGTTTCCAGAATGGCACTCTTCATGCCCCGCCCCTCTACAATCATTACTCCTGA